A single window of Salvia splendens isolate huo1 chromosome 6, SspV2, whole genome shotgun sequence DNA harbors:
- the LOC121808857 gene encoding transcription factor MYB36-like, which produces MGRAPCCDKANVKKGPWSPEEDFKLKSYIDQYGTGNNWIALPHKIGLKRCGKSCRLRWLNYLRPNIKHGGFTEEEDNIICSLYISIGTKWSIIAAQLPGRTDNDIKNYWNTRLKKKLLGRHMRKSSSSIPAFDLHNLSSSAMERLQLHMQLQSLQNPFSLYNNQNPHLNLMNQIASPALGQEDSLKIPFPGSEMVEQNIPVLLNDKSCGFAAENVKRVEDELDCFKEMGDNLAWWCNEFELNGGDSSI; this is translated from the exons atgggGAGAGCTCCATGCTGTGACAAAGCCAATGTGAAGAAGGGGCCATGGTCTCCTGAAGAAGATTTTAAACTAAAATCATACATAGATCAATACGGCACCGGAAACAACTGGATTGCTCTCCCACACAAAATCG GTTTGAAGAGATGTGGGAAGAGTTGCAGGCTGAGATGGCTCAATTACCTTAGGCCTAACATCAAGCACGGCGGATTCACCGAGGAAGAAGATAACATCATTTGCAGCCTCTACATCAGCATTGGCACCAA GTGGTCTATAATCGCGGCTCAGTTGCCAGGGAGAACAGACAACGACATCAAGAACTACTGGAACACGCGGCTAAAGAAGAAACTCCTTGGCCGCCATATGAGGAAGTCTAGCTCGAGCATACCGGCCTTCGATCTGCACAACCTGAGCAGCTCAGCCATGGAGAGACTGCAGCTCCACATGCAGCTGCAGTCCCTCCAaaaccctttctctctctacaacaATCAGAATCCACacttgaatctcatgaaccaaatcGCCTCTCCTGCTCTCGGACAAGAAGATTCGTTGAAGATTCCGTTTCCGGGATCTGAGATGGTGGAGCAGAATATTCCTGTCTTACTCAACGATAAATCATGCGGTTTTGCTGCGGAGAATGTTAAGAGAGTTGAAGATGAGTTGGATTGTTTTAAGGAAATGGGTGATAATCTTGCATGGTGGTGTAACGAATTCGAGCTCAACGGCGGTGATTCGTCAATCTGA
- the LOC121806843 gene encoding uncharacterized protein LOC121806843 produces the protein MSSRGLNLQRGQECPNPDGPGTGISRQRGGSVSVDERSMRKAAERGVSIMDCVYESFSDIHRFKDGQYTYKRAADVDARVQEIAAMQGENANLSQIFINDVSGGKLDKKIRMFGTGNLAKSLVG, from the exons ATGTCATCAAGAGGTCTGAACCTGCAAAGAGGGCAAGAATGTCCAAACCCCGATGGACCTGGCACAGGAATAAGCAGACAACGAGGAGGGTCGGTGTCTGTTGATGAGAGATCTATGCGGAAG GCTGCTGAGAGGGGAGTATCGATCATGGATTGTGTGTATGAATCTTTCAGTGATATACACAGGTTCAAGGACGGCCAGTATACATACAAGAGAGCTGCAGACGTTGAT GCAAGAGTGCAAGAGATTGCTGCAATGCAGGGTGAGAACGCAAATCTGAGCCAGATCTTTATCAATGACGTTTCTGGAGGTAAGCTCGATAAAAAGATAAGGATGTTTGGAACTGGGAATCTGGCAAAAAGCCTTGTGGGTTGA
- the LOC121807508 gene encoding uncharacterized protein LOC121807508 isoform X1 produces MDSPAMTPAGVLSGDESQRIKFLCSFSGSILPRPQDGKLRYVGGETRIVSVQRDITYEELMGKMRELYEGVTVLKYQQPDEDLDALVSVVNDDDVTNMMEEYDKLGSADGFTRLRIFLFAHTDQDGSFHFGDGDERDNEKRYVDALNSLNESPERKPLGESLFVGSLDDVQAAEQYFTQMNLDGSVHGQRNMELPMAQMNLRHLTIPHPSSGHIQQAVNQRYNEIDAPCSPAYYSPRQPLDQRPVAEFPTSPSSTRYRTPYGDYDRVPEDYNRPPINNQSIYEQQRPYADNAVLIPAGSSVNNMLQGSNVYDANSVCDHCRMPYQRNQVYPDSSWKPGEQSRLDPPNMGNGYLQVPSSCSECPRHRDIYMLNSEGNLNPPYYCREPNDPRSMYSETHGHERGWNSPHQSNPWTEEPRPQLSVSGRLADSYIVENGMNVPLGHGNVCDAHHMQSHYIHHDDQRYPRPGVDYGSQGFQDQAAATGSQVHLPPSEERGARFGNAPYPYGTDNVYQVPHGHIPTQPMWRNVHSPLQGGPSYETPVSSQLVNGSIPMGFIRGALEGSPRVRTGLESQSPRAESSQKVVGYDGSLMSDFPHIKAVKLPPNKYTLENHHPCNVEPVQSAAMLATPVTSKDPLTMSDPISLVDDASVAVSIAASVIGPRSGSETNKSAIRNENGAYDGSNEKNNGAVAKDSRVHASSDMKSDTSASSACISSDVQKSSIENGDALNGDGTHAGAPEQQDERLEFLPELIASVKEATLQGLKEVKAKVQEDSDLGSVHDTDTKEDTQSPKNGVDGNMELEVDSDNDNVDHSEIEMTKAEAEALDRGLQTIRNEDLEEIRELGSGTYGAVFHGKWKGSDVAIKRIKASCFSGRPSERERLIADFWKEALILSSLHHPNVVSFYGVVRDGPDGSLATVTEFMVNGSLKQFLQKKDRTIDRRKRLIIAMDAAFGMEYLHGKNIVHFDLKCENLLVNMRDPHRPVCKIGDLGLSKVKQNTLVSGGVRGTLPWMAPELLSGKSNMVTEKIDVYSFGIVMWELLTGDEPYTDMHCASIIGGIVNNTLRPQIPTWCDPEWKLLMESCWGSDPAERPSFSEIAQKLRNMAAAMNLK; encoded by the exons ATGGATAGCCCTGCAATGACCCCGGCAGGCGTCCTGAGTGGCGACGAAAGTCAGCGTATTAAATTCTTATGCAGTTTCAGTGGTAGTATACTGCCCCGCCCTCAAGATGGGAAGCTTAGATATGTTGGAGGTGAGACACGGATTGTGAGTGTTCAGCGTGATATAACTTATGAAGAGCTCATGGGGAAGATGAGGGAGCTTTACGAGGGTGTAACTGTGCTGAAATACCAGCAGCCTGATGAGGATCTTGATGCTCTTGTATCTGTTGTAAACGACGATGATGTCACTAATATGATGGAGGAGTACGATAAGCTGGGATCCGCAGATGGGTTTACTAGGCTGAGGATATTTTTGTTTGCCCATACTGATCAAGATGGTTCTTTTCATTTCGGAGATGGAGATGAAAGGGACAATGAGAAGAGGTACGTGGATGCCTTGAATAGCCTTAATGAGTCTCCTGAGAGGAAGCCGCTTGGTGAATCGTTGTTTGTTGGATCACTTGATGATGTCCAAGCTGCTGAGCAATACTTTACCCAAATGAATCTAGATGGAAGTGTCCATGGCCAGAGAAACATGGAATTACCGATGGCTCAAAtgaatctgcggcatctgacaATTCCTCATCCAAGCTCAGGGCATATCCAGCAAGCAGTTAATCAAAGGTATAATGAAATAGATGCTCCATGCAGTCCTGCTTATTACTCTCCTCGACAACCTTTAGATCAGAGACCAGTTGCTGAATTTCCTACTTCACCTTCATCAACTCGTTATCGAACACCATATGGAGACTATGATAGAGTTCCTGAAGATTATAACCGGCCTCCTATTAATAACCAGTCTATTTATGAGCAACAGAGACCATATGCAGACAATGCGGTGCTGATTCCAGCTGGCAGCTCTGTAAACAACATGCTCCAAGGGTCCAATGTCTACGACGCCAACAGTGTTTGTGACCATTGCCGGATGCCATATCAAAGAAATCAAGTTTATCCTGATTCTTCTTGGAAGCCTGGTGAGCAGTCCCGTCTAGATCCACCAAACATGGGAAATGGATATCTTCAGGTCCCTAGTTCTTGTTCTGAGTGCCCTCGACACCGAGACATATACATGTTGAATTCGGAGGGAAACCTAAATCCTCCATATTACTGCAGGGAACCTAACGATCCTCGGTCAATGTATTCTGAAACCCATGGTCATGAAAGAGGATGGAATTCACCGCATCAATCAAATCCTTGGACAGAGGAACCTAGACCACAGTTATCTGTATCTGGAAGGTTAGCTGATAGTTATATTGTGGAGAATGGGATGAATGTTCCACTCGGGCATGGTAATGTATGTGATGCGCACCATATGCAATCTCACTACATCCATCATGATGATCAACGCTATCCTCGTCCTGGAGTTGACTATGGCAGTCAAGGGTTTCAGGACCAAGCTGCAGCGACAGGATCACAGGTCCATTTGCCCCCCTCAGAGGAGCGGGGTGCTCGCTTTGGGAATGCTCCCTACCCATATGGAACTGATAATGTGTACCAGGTTCCTCATGGCCATATTCCTACACAACCTATGTGGAGAAATGTTCATAGTCCATTGCAGGGTGGTCCCTCTTATGAAACGCCGGTTTCTTCTCAACTAGTTAATGGCTCTATTCCAATGGGTTTCATTCGTGGTGCTCTGGAGGGAAGTCCCAGGGTGAGAACTGGTTTAGAGAGTCAGAGTCCCCGGGCGGAGTCATCTCAGAAAGTTGTGGGCTATGATGGTTCTCTTATGTCAGACTTCCCTCATATCAAGGCTGTGAAACTTCCTCCTAACAAATACACATTGGAAAACCACCATCCATGTAATGTGGAACCTGTCCAATCAGCAGCTATGTTGGCTACACCAGTCACTTCTAAAGATCCATTAACTATGTCTGATCCAATCTCACTAGTTGATGATGCATCAGTGGCTGTGAGCATTGCTGCTTCTGTAATAGGTCCCCGGAGTGGCAGTGAAACTAATAAATCAGCTATCAGGAATGAGAATGGTGCATATGATGGGAGCAATGAGAAAAATAATGGAGCAGTGGCCAAAGATTCTCGTGTTCATGCGTCCAGTGACATGAAGTCAGACACTTCAGCATCATCGGCATGCATAAGTTCCGATGTTCAAAAATCTTCTATTGAAAATGGTGATGCTTTAAATGGTGATGGAACTCATGCTGGTGCTCCTGAGCAGCAAGATGAAAGGTTGGAATTCTTGCCTGAGTTAATTGCGTCTGTGAAGGAGGCAACGTTACAGGGTTTGAAGGAGGTGAAAGCTAAAGTTCAAGAAGACTCTGATTTGGGAAGTGTGCATGATACTGATACAAAGGAGGATACTCAAAGCCCAAAAAATGGAGTG GATGGCAACATGGAGCTGGAGGTAGATTCTGATAATGACAATGTTGACCACTCCGAGATAGAGATGACAAAAGCTGAGGCAGAAGCACTTGATCGAGGATTGCAG ACAATAAGAAATGAAGATCTGGAGGAAATTCGGGAATTAGGTTCTGGAACTTATGGTGCTGTATTCCATGGGAAGTGGAAAGGATCAGATGTAGccataaaaagaataaaagcCAGCTGTTTTTCTGGAAGACCCTCTGAAAGGGAACGTCTG ATTGCTGATTTTTGGAAGGAAGCTCTGATACTAAGTTCGTTGCACCATCCAAATGTTGTCTCTTTCTATGGGGTGGTTCGTGATGGTCCTGATGGATCCTTAGCAACTGTGACAGAGTTCATGGTTAATGGATCCTTGAAACAATTTCTTCAAAAAAAGGACAG AACAATTGATAGACGTAAGAGACTCATAATTGCAATGGATGCGGCATTTGGTATGGAGTACCTCCACGGAAAAAATATTGTTCATTTTGACCTAAAATGTGAAAATCTGCTGGTGAACATGAGAGACCCGCATCGTCCAGTGTGCAAG aTTGGCGACCTGGGCTTATCGAAGGTAAAACAGAATACTTTAGTGTCGGGAGGTGTTCGTGGGACATTACCGTGGATGGCACCTGAACTCCTGAGTGGAAAAAGCAACATGGTCACAGAAAAG ATTGATGTTTACTCATTCGGGATTGTCATGTGGGAGCTACTTACTGGTGATGAGCCATATACCGATATGCACTGTGCTTCAATAATTG GAGGGATTGTGAACAACACTTTGCGCCCACAAATCCCTACATGGTGTGACCCGGAATGGAAGTTGTTGATGGAAAGTTGCTGGGGTTCTGATCCGGCAGAGAGGCCATCGTTCTCAGAAATAGCTCAGAAATTAAGAAATATGGCTGCAGCAATGAATCTGAAATGA
- the LOC121807508 gene encoding uncharacterized protein LOC121807508 isoform X2, producing the protein MTPAGVLSGDESQRIKFLCSFSGSILPRPQDGKLRYVGGETRIVSVQRDITYEELMGKMRELYEGVTVLKYQQPDEDLDALVSVVNDDDVTNMMEEYDKLGSADGFTRLRIFLFAHTDQDGSFHFGDGDERDNEKRYVDALNSLNESPERKPLGESLFVGSLDDVQAAEQYFTQMNLDGSVHGQRNMELPMAQMNLRHLTIPHPSSGHIQQAVNQRYNEIDAPCSPAYYSPRQPLDQRPVAEFPTSPSSTRYRTPYGDYDRVPEDYNRPPINNQSIYEQQRPYADNAVLIPAGSSVNNMLQGSNVYDANSVCDHCRMPYQRNQVYPDSSWKPGEQSRLDPPNMGNGYLQVPSSCSECPRHRDIYMLNSEGNLNPPYYCREPNDPRSMYSETHGHERGWNSPHQSNPWTEEPRPQLSVSGRLADSYIVENGMNVPLGHGNVCDAHHMQSHYIHHDDQRYPRPGVDYGSQGFQDQAAATGSQVHLPPSEERGARFGNAPYPYGTDNVYQVPHGHIPTQPMWRNVHSPLQGGPSYETPVSSQLVNGSIPMGFIRGALEGSPRVRTGLESQSPRAESSQKVVGYDGSLMSDFPHIKAVKLPPNKYTLENHHPCNVEPVQSAAMLATPVTSKDPLTMSDPISLVDDASVAVSIAASVIGPRSGSETNKSAIRNENGAYDGSNEKNNGAVAKDSRVHASSDMKSDTSASSACISSDVQKSSIENGDALNGDGTHAGAPEQQDERLEFLPELIASVKEATLQGLKEVKAKVQEDSDLGSVHDTDTKEDTQSPKNGVDGNMELEVDSDNDNVDHSEIEMTKAEAEALDRGLQTIRNEDLEEIRELGSGTYGAVFHGKWKGSDVAIKRIKASCFSGRPSERERLIADFWKEALILSSLHHPNVVSFYGVVRDGPDGSLATVTEFMVNGSLKQFLQKKDRTIDRRKRLIIAMDAAFGMEYLHGKNIVHFDLKCENLLVNMRDPHRPVCKIGDLGLSKVKQNTLVSGGVRGTLPWMAPELLSGKSNMVTEKIDVYSFGIVMWELLTGDEPYTDMHCASIIGGIVNNTLRPQIPTWCDPEWKLLMESCWGSDPAERPSFSEIAQKLRNMAAAMNLK; encoded by the exons ATGACCCCGGCAGGCGTCCTGAGTGGCGACGAAAGTCAGCGTATTAAATTCTTATGCAGTTTCAGTGGTAGTATACTGCCCCGCCCTCAAGATGGGAAGCTTAGATATGTTGGAGGTGAGACACGGATTGTGAGTGTTCAGCGTGATATAACTTATGAAGAGCTCATGGGGAAGATGAGGGAGCTTTACGAGGGTGTAACTGTGCTGAAATACCAGCAGCCTGATGAGGATCTTGATGCTCTTGTATCTGTTGTAAACGACGATGATGTCACTAATATGATGGAGGAGTACGATAAGCTGGGATCCGCAGATGGGTTTACTAGGCTGAGGATATTTTTGTTTGCCCATACTGATCAAGATGGTTCTTTTCATTTCGGAGATGGAGATGAAAGGGACAATGAGAAGAGGTACGTGGATGCCTTGAATAGCCTTAATGAGTCTCCTGAGAGGAAGCCGCTTGGTGAATCGTTGTTTGTTGGATCACTTGATGATGTCCAAGCTGCTGAGCAATACTTTACCCAAATGAATCTAGATGGAAGTGTCCATGGCCAGAGAAACATGGAATTACCGATGGCTCAAAtgaatctgcggcatctgacaATTCCTCATCCAAGCTCAGGGCATATCCAGCAAGCAGTTAATCAAAGGTATAATGAAATAGATGCTCCATGCAGTCCTGCTTATTACTCTCCTCGACAACCTTTAGATCAGAGACCAGTTGCTGAATTTCCTACTTCACCTTCATCAACTCGTTATCGAACACCATATGGAGACTATGATAGAGTTCCTGAAGATTATAACCGGCCTCCTATTAATAACCAGTCTATTTATGAGCAACAGAGACCATATGCAGACAATGCGGTGCTGATTCCAGCTGGCAGCTCTGTAAACAACATGCTCCAAGGGTCCAATGTCTACGACGCCAACAGTGTTTGTGACCATTGCCGGATGCCATATCAAAGAAATCAAGTTTATCCTGATTCTTCTTGGAAGCCTGGTGAGCAGTCCCGTCTAGATCCACCAAACATGGGAAATGGATATCTTCAGGTCCCTAGTTCTTGTTCTGAGTGCCCTCGACACCGAGACATATACATGTTGAATTCGGAGGGAAACCTAAATCCTCCATATTACTGCAGGGAACCTAACGATCCTCGGTCAATGTATTCTGAAACCCATGGTCATGAAAGAGGATGGAATTCACCGCATCAATCAAATCCTTGGACAGAGGAACCTAGACCACAGTTATCTGTATCTGGAAGGTTAGCTGATAGTTATATTGTGGAGAATGGGATGAATGTTCCACTCGGGCATGGTAATGTATGTGATGCGCACCATATGCAATCTCACTACATCCATCATGATGATCAACGCTATCCTCGTCCTGGAGTTGACTATGGCAGTCAAGGGTTTCAGGACCAAGCTGCAGCGACAGGATCACAGGTCCATTTGCCCCCCTCAGAGGAGCGGGGTGCTCGCTTTGGGAATGCTCCCTACCCATATGGAACTGATAATGTGTACCAGGTTCCTCATGGCCATATTCCTACACAACCTATGTGGAGAAATGTTCATAGTCCATTGCAGGGTGGTCCCTCTTATGAAACGCCGGTTTCTTCTCAACTAGTTAATGGCTCTATTCCAATGGGTTTCATTCGTGGTGCTCTGGAGGGAAGTCCCAGGGTGAGAACTGGTTTAGAGAGTCAGAGTCCCCGGGCGGAGTCATCTCAGAAAGTTGTGGGCTATGATGGTTCTCTTATGTCAGACTTCCCTCATATCAAGGCTGTGAAACTTCCTCCTAACAAATACACATTGGAAAACCACCATCCATGTAATGTGGAACCTGTCCAATCAGCAGCTATGTTGGCTACACCAGTCACTTCTAAAGATCCATTAACTATGTCTGATCCAATCTCACTAGTTGATGATGCATCAGTGGCTGTGAGCATTGCTGCTTCTGTAATAGGTCCCCGGAGTGGCAGTGAAACTAATAAATCAGCTATCAGGAATGAGAATGGTGCATATGATGGGAGCAATGAGAAAAATAATGGAGCAGTGGCCAAAGATTCTCGTGTTCATGCGTCCAGTGACATGAAGTCAGACACTTCAGCATCATCGGCATGCATAAGTTCCGATGTTCAAAAATCTTCTATTGAAAATGGTGATGCTTTAAATGGTGATGGAACTCATGCTGGTGCTCCTGAGCAGCAAGATGAAAGGTTGGAATTCTTGCCTGAGTTAATTGCGTCTGTGAAGGAGGCAACGTTACAGGGTTTGAAGGAGGTGAAAGCTAAAGTTCAAGAAGACTCTGATTTGGGAAGTGTGCATGATACTGATACAAAGGAGGATACTCAAAGCCCAAAAAATGGAGTG GATGGCAACATGGAGCTGGAGGTAGATTCTGATAATGACAATGTTGACCACTCCGAGATAGAGATGACAAAAGCTGAGGCAGAAGCACTTGATCGAGGATTGCAG ACAATAAGAAATGAAGATCTGGAGGAAATTCGGGAATTAGGTTCTGGAACTTATGGTGCTGTATTCCATGGGAAGTGGAAAGGATCAGATGTAGccataaaaagaataaaagcCAGCTGTTTTTCTGGAAGACCCTCTGAAAGGGAACGTCTG ATTGCTGATTTTTGGAAGGAAGCTCTGATACTAAGTTCGTTGCACCATCCAAATGTTGTCTCTTTCTATGGGGTGGTTCGTGATGGTCCTGATGGATCCTTAGCAACTGTGACAGAGTTCATGGTTAATGGATCCTTGAAACAATTTCTTCAAAAAAAGGACAG AACAATTGATAGACGTAAGAGACTCATAATTGCAATGGATGCGGCATTTGGTATGGAGTACCTCCACGGAAAAAATATTGTTCATTTTGACCTAAAATGTGAAAATCTGCTGGTGAACATGAGAGACCCGCATCGTCCAGTGTGCAAG aTTGGCGACCTGGGCTTATCGAAGGTAAAACAGAATACTTTAGTGTCGGGAGGTGTTCGTGGGACATTACCGTGGATGGCACCTGAACTCCTGAGTGGAAAAAGCAACATGGTCACAGAAAAG ATTGATGTTTACTCATTCGGGATTGTCATGTGGGAGCTACTTACTGGTGATGAGCCATATACCGATATGCACTGTGCTTCAATAATTG GAGGGATTGTGAACAACACTTTGCGCCCACAAATCCCTACATGGTGTGACCCGGAATGGAAGTTGTTGATGGAAAGTTGCTGGGGTTCTGATCCGGCAGAGAGGCCATCGTTCTCAGAAATAGCTCAGAAATTAAGAAATATGGCTGCAGCAATGAATCTGAAATGA
- the LOC121809686 gene encoding probable xyloglucan endotransglucosylase/hydrolase protein 23 — MAPIIPILVITLFASASANFYQDMDITWGDGRAKILNNGELLTLSLDKASGSGFQSRNEYLFGKIDMQLKLVPGNSAGTVTAYYLSSQGATHDEIDFEFLGNLSGDPYILHTNVFSQGKGNREQQFYLWFDPTADFHTYSILWNPQRIIFSVDGTPIREYKNPESVGVAYLKNQAMRIYSSLWNADDWATRGGLVKTDWSHAPFTASYRNFVANACVWSSGSSSCSNDPTANAWLNEELDSTNQERLKWVQQNYMIYNYCSDSKRFPQGFPPECTINTTA, encoded by the exons ATGGCACCTATCATACCTATTTTGGTGATCACTTTGTTTGCTTCAGCCTCTGCCAACTTCTACCAAGACATGGACATAACATGGGGCGACGGCCGCGCCAAGATCCTCAACAACGGCGAGCTTCTCACCCTCTCCCTCGACAAGGCTTCAGGCTCCGGCTTCCAGTCCAGGAACGAATACCTCTTTGGAAAGATCGATATGCAGCTCAAACTCGTCCCTGGAAACTCAGCCGGAACTGTCACTGCATACTAC CTCTCTTCTCAAGGGGCGACGCACGATGAGATAGATTTCGAGTTCCTGGGAAACCTTAGCGGCGACCCTTACATTCTACACACTAATGTGTTCAGCCAGGGGAAGGGCAACAGGGAGCAACAGTTTTACCTCTGGTTCGACCCGACAGCGGACTTCCACACCTACTCAATCCTTTGGAATCCTCAGAGAATCAT ATTTTCAGTGGATGGCACTCCCATCAGAGAATACAAGAACCCAGAGTCGGTAGGCGTTGCGTATCTGAAAAACCAGGCAATGAGGATATACTCGAGCCTCTGGAACGCAGATGACTGGGCGACGAGAGGTGGCCTTGTGAAGACAGACTGGAGCCACGCTCCATTCACGGCCTCCTATAGGAACTTCGTTGCCAACGCGTGTGTTTGGTCGTCTGGTTCGTCTTCTTGCAGCAACGATCCAACTGCAAACGCATGGCTGAACGAAGAATTAGACTCGACGAACCAGGAAAGACTCAAGTGGGTGCAGCAGAATTACATGATATACAACTACTGCTCTGATTCTAAGCGCTTCCCACAAGGCTTCCCTCCAGAATGCACCATCAACACCACAGCATGA